In Solanum lycopersicum chromosome 3, SLM_r2.1, the genomic stretch tagttaGCAATGGTATATGAATCCAACCACGCCAATACTACACTTGAGACATTTTCTCCTTGAAATTatctaaaataccaaaaaattattttctctatCAGTAAAATATAGTGCTCCATATTCCGTAACATTTAACAGGATATCTTGTCAAACTTcccaaaatatgatttttttgactAATTTCAAATTCATCACATTTGTTTCAACTGCTTCATTTTACTTGTGTTTCATGACTTTCAGAGAACTTCAGACTTGTTTTTCTGGACCTGCACTTTTAACCCAATCAATAGACCATGGGTTCGTAGCCCTAGCTGGTCGTGACAGAAGcaattctttttgataatttagagGCATATAGAAATGCTTTGCGGATATGTCAAGTGACctcatttatttcatcaagtttaAATAAACAACTTTCTTCAGTAGTGATACATATTTCTCCAAAGATTCTAGCGAAGGTACGTAATTGCATGCAATTTCCACTCTTAATAGCAACAGTTCAGAATACAACATACAGTTCAAAATTGTCTACTGAATTCCACACTACTATCTATCTGATATCATGTACTCTAGGGCTCAAACCTGCATatcttctaaatgttgtaccTTAAACCAGAGAAGCGTCATGGAGTATACTTGAGAAAAATGTTCCTCCTTCTGCATCTGATTCTCAAACTTATAGCGTCTTTGGTGGTGCAAACTTCACATTCATACTAAACAGattcataaatatatcattGGTTACAAAGTCAGGTAAACCTACCAACCAAATTGTAGAGAACCGTGTACACTATGTTACAATGAGCTGGTTGCTAAGGGAGTTCAACTGCTATCCTCCTCAATTGTTTTTATCAAATGAGAACTAACCAGTAATGGTATTTGCACCTCTTCTCTGaacaaaattattgtagaagttTCTTGTCCGAAAGAACAAAGCCAAGGCCACAAGAGCCCCAAAGAAAGTGGAAGCTGCCATGATAAAGAAGGATAACATGAAGCAGTGAGTTCCAGTACACATGTTCCCTACATCTGATGCTTCCTTATCGTAGAGGTATCCGACAACCCAAACAGACAGTATATAAGATCCTACAGGGCCTGCTACGGTTATGGTGTTAAATATTGTGCCCAGATGCCTTGCACCAAATATCTCAGAAACAATTGTGGGCATTAGTGACCATTGTGATCCATAACAAATGCCAACTATAACAGAGCCGGCATACAAAGCACCAGGCAGACCAGATGCTATCACAGCATGGCCAACAGTCATACTAGCCAGAGTAACAACAATAAATAATGGCCTTGACCAACCTAGTGAGCGCAAGAAATAATCTGAAATATAACCAGCTCCAAAGCGACCAAGAAAATTCCAGATACTCCATAGAGAAACTAAAGTATTTGTCTCTAAGATAGTGTACCCAAGTGACCCTCCTATCTGGCTAATGTTATTAACTGTAGCCAGCCCTGTGCCCATTCCGCATGCAGTGGTGACAAACAAAAACCAAAAACCAGTGGTGCACATTGCCTGAAAAAGATTCATGTTTTCCCCCCATTCTGGAGTCCTCCTCTCATTCATATCTCTCTCTTGATCAGCACCAGCAGGCAACTCATCATAGTTACCATGACTTTGCCCCATGTCCACAAAATGCGCCTGAGATCTATTTTGCTCATCTTCCGGTGAGTTTTGCTCGAGTAAGTATTTAATTATTCTATAAGACTTTTCCTTGTGGACATTGATCGCAACAGAAATCGGGGAAAGCAGCAAGAAAATGAGTACAGCAAAAGTAATGATGCGAACAGACAGTTGTAAAGAGAAAATGTTTCCCACAATGATTTCAGCCATGAGATAAGAAGCCAGAACCAGAGCAATCAATGAGAAACCATTAAGATGCTTCTTCTCATCATCTTCATTTGTTGGCGAGATTGTTATGAACGACATAAGTAACAGGGTAGTAATAGGAGGCAACAATGCCAACAACAGAAGATATGCAGTGAGCCTGTTCCTAAAGATTGTTTGATATACTTGAATTAATATTGCTCCACTCAACCCAAGAAAACCCTGCACAGAATTATggaaaataaatcaaatgtcAAAATAGGGGACAAGGGAAGGCAGCTAAATTGAAAGCAACACACACAAACAAGATTAGCATCACAAGCCTTCTGAGATTCCAACTCTATTCTCTGATCTCTATGATCTTTCAATTTTACTTTGAGACTTGGTGCTGAAATCAAAGGAATGCCAAAACCTTCTTTATTATAAAGAGGAAAAGATACAATTAACTTTGTGAACAACTTAGTCATCTTCTTTAgttaatactccctccgtccgaaattatttgtcatgatttctattttaagagtcaaacaataaaaattttgactaacattttaagatgtatttttcatcatattaatatgcaaaaaaattataatttatagtacttttcatgtagttttagaatatctattttttttgttaaaatatcgaattaatgtgatctaatttacctttgaaaattagtcaaattgactttcgataagcgcaacatgacaaacttCCGGACAGAGAGAGTATTTTGGAGGTCGAAGAGATGGCATCCACAATATCATTTGATTGACTATGCCTAAATCTATCCCTATTCCCACGTAGACATGAAGTCTCTAACCTTAGGTAAGCATAATAGCACTTATGCCTACATAGATATAAAGCCTGTAACCAGAACAAAAAGAATTCAGAGAATCTTAACAATAGAGAACCTTATGTAAGCGTAATATcaccaacaaaaacaacaaaaccaAGTTTCAGTTGATATCATCTTAATAGATCTTTTGAGACAGCTACTTCCATAAGATTTTAGGTCTAGCTCATTCCTTTAACCAATCTCACAACCACTTCTAGTCATAGAATTTATAAACAATACATATGAATGTTCACTTAAGAAATGACCAAACAGTCCTAGGCCACCTTCTCACTTAATCATCTACATGTGCTACTTGCGCTCTTTGTAGCATATTATCCTTTCTATTTCTATCCGATGTATGTGTGCTACTTGCAATCTTAATTAAATgtgattttttctatttttatccaATCTATTATGACCAAACTCAATCTTCACACCCACATTTCTACAAATTTCGTCTTGTGACatgttaaatatttataatcttTCAAACATTCTATAAGACAAAACCTTTCCATTCGTTTGCATCATCCTAATGCGTGACAATCCTATTGCACCTTTCAATATAAGTCtgtttatttcaactttatgtGTTAAATCTTCATCTATCAAACCATTCTATTGGAAAACTGAATGTCCATATCAAAATAGTGTGCATTGTGAGGCACCAAAATCCATCTAATCTCATCATCCTGATTTCAATCAGGGCCTGAAGTCTTATTGCACATTCCTATCTTACTCGGATTGGGTTATCAATCTACCACATGATATTAATTTCTCCGCTTAATTGATAAGAGTACATAAAAATGAAGTCGATAATAAAGCTTGAAACTTAAATAAACAGTCCTATTTTACAATTTGCCAATAATTTCTGCAGAGTAACACCATTAGACTTGCTCAAATTAAACGGATTGAGAAACGAACCTTCATGATGCCAACAATGGTGCCTCTATAATTAGGGAAATTGTGCACAGCAGTGACAACGTTAGCCGTATTGAAGAAAGTCATAGCATGAGCCGCTAAAAGCATATAGAGGCACATAACCCATAAAGGGGGTTTAGGTAGGAGGCCCATAACGGTCAACCACATAAGATAATAGCCAGCAAAGCACTGAATAGCTCCGGCAAGCAGCACCACCCATGGACCACCAAAACGACGACGACGGCGAGTGGTGACTGATGAGTAGAGTAAGCCGGAAAGTATGCCGACATTAGCGCCGACATCTTTGAATACGGAGACGACATTGAGGGATGATTGATCGTATCCTTGGGTAGATTTGAGAATGGAAGAATAAATGGCGAATGTGTAGAGTGAACCGCTGGTACATTGGATCCATATACTAGCAACTGTGGCTACCCATTTGGTGTTGATCTTGGCCTTAAAACTGGGATTGTAATCTGGGTCTAAATCCATTTTTactgatttcttcttcttcctcctcctcttTTGGTTGATGAGTGATCTTCTAGGAATTATTCGACGTGTTCTTCACCAGATTTTCTGATTTCGTCTTACATGTTGAGTTGTTTTCATTTTTGGGATTTCGTCTTTAACTCTCTATGTTGAGTGTGTTACTCTGACTGCCACGTGTACATAAACTCCCTAACTATTACGCTATCGCTAATTATTATTCTTCCCGTTCCTcacatttttatattaagaaactaattgattttttttatttaatgttattttaagttaattttttcaatttattaataaatatgttagatttcaaaaattaaagtgcatttgaaatttttgaatttatttcaGGAGCCAAGatttttcaccaattaattcaaaattttaaaaaaattgttatagctTCAATTTTCAAGATTACTTTTAAATCTGagtacataattttatttattcatatttaccACACGTCTCTTCATATACAGGTGATTCTTTTTTCATGCATCATACACAAAATAATActctaattaattaacaaatgaCAGTATTGGCTTTCTAAAAAATTTTCGAAGTAAATACATAATCTTCGTTTAGTTTTTCAATTCCTGTAAAGGAGCACTATAAGGCAACAATGAATAAACCAACACCCGAGCTCACAATTATGCACAACTATCTACAGTTTGCTGCATCCCAAATTCCTAGtttccccaaaaaaattaagaaacagATACAAAATAGCAACTGTACTCTGCAAGGATACAGAAACCTTGGCCAAAATTTATGCCAGACCTTTCAGTGTCGTGCAAACCTTGTGATCAGATCAGCACAACATTAGCACACGAGAATAGAACCTTCTCGTCCTATAAAACAATGCCAAGGCAACTACAACTCCAGAAAGACTTACTGATGCTAATATGAAATAAGATAACATGAAGCAGTGAGTACCAAAGCATGAATTTCCTTCTCCTGATGCCTCTTTGTCATATATATAGCCGATTACTCTGACAGAAAGAACATAAGAGCCCACTGGACTAGCTATCGCGATTGTGTTGAAAATCGTACCCATATGGACCACACCAAATATCTCTTTACTTATGGTAGGCATCAACGACCACTGTGACCCATAGCAAATACCTACTAGCAGTGAACCCACATATAAATTTCCGGGAAAACCTGAAGCGATAATCACATGACCACCAGTCATTGCTGCTAGAGTAAAGACCATGAATAATGGCCTTGGCCACCCACTCCTGAGCAGAAATATATCTGATACATATCCAGCTCCAAGACGGCCAAGAAAATTCCATATACTCCAAAGTGAAACTAATGTACTTCTTGCCAATGTTGTGTAACCAAGTGACTCTCCAATCTGGCTGATGTTATTTATCGTGGCCAGTCCTGATCCCATCCCACATATCATCGCGACAAATAGAAGCCAAAAGTCTATGGTGCATATGGCTTgccacaaatttttttgttcatcAGGCTGCAAGATAGAGCTGGCCCTTCGCTGGACTGTATCTGTTGGTACTTCATCATAATCCATAATATTCTGAACAGCCAATTTATCAGAACTCTCCCATTCAGGTTCATCTATCAATAAAGAGGTAGAAGATGTGATTGATGGCGGCAGTCTCTTTACATCAACCCTTTGGGCCTTGACTACAACACTAATAGGAGAACAGAGTAGAGCAAAGAGAACCAATAATGTAATGATCTTTGCCCATTCTGAGAAGATAAAGACATTCTCCAAAATCCGTAAAAACAGAAGATATGCAGCAATAACTAAAGAAACTAATAAAAAGCCCTGCAAATATTTCTCCTCATCTCTTGAAGGTGTCTCATGGACTGTCACCAAAAACATGAGCATCAAAGTGACTATAGTCGGAAGTAATGCAAGCATCAATATCAGCGAACTTGGGTTATTATTGAATATGGTCTGATATACTTGTATTAGAATTGCTCCACTCAAACCAAGAAAGCCCTGGCCAAGACAGAATGCATCACACAATTGCTTAATTGAACAGATAATGCATCAGTTACACAATGGGAGAAAATACTCGGAATGGTACTATACCATCAAAGAAAAATTGGGACCAGCATTGATAAGAGTAGATTGGGAAAAAAGAATTTGTTACCTAGGAAATGAGGAAGAATTGAAACACACTATAAGATAAAGATACTAAGCATATCCTAATGCTCATTGCTAAAGTATTTAACTCTTTAAGAGATCCAACTTTTATAATTCTACAGCTAACATAATTTCAGAAGCTAAGCCACAAAATCTTTCTAGTCTTCCAATTTCACGATGAGTACCTACCTCCAAGTTAAGTTTCACCAAAGAAGGAAGGGCTTAGCATACAACCAGATGCATGAGCAGTTATAACATGAGAGTTGTTTATATTTTGTGAATGATcagtaataaatataatagatTAATCAAAATGACAACATAGTGTACAACTTCACAGACAGAACAGATTGCACTTTGCTCATAATTGAAAACACTAGGTTCTCTTTTCAGGTCTTACCAGTAATCAACAAGTACTAGGTTCTCTTTTCAGGTCTTACCAGTAATCAACAAGTAAAAGGACTAATGCAAATGCAAAATGCAAATCAATAATAATGAGCCGTAATACTGATATAGTGGAAAGGCAAAGACCCGTTAATCTTTATCCATTATTTTTCTATAGTTTGCAAAAGTATGCATCTCCTAGTTCATTTTCTGGAGGCATATAATGTTCCTTCAAACTGAGAAGGGGGCTTTTGTTAAGCTCAGAAAAACTAGTGGGAAAAGCTATTGAACTTACATCAAAAGTAGAATATTATAATGCCCGGTTATTCTGAAGAAGAATGTTATTCTTgacaaataatagacatattatTCTTAGTTAGGCCTACTAGACCTTTAAGAAGAAATAGTTTGCAGTGCTGCAACTGCTGTGGTAGGCATATACCTAACATCCTAATCAAATCAATAAGATACTTCCCAGTAGATCTCCTTAATAgcattaataaatattaaatgtcCCACTACCAACTCCACAACTATTGAAGCTTTAACAGGCCAAAGAAGGAAGCATGAAGAGTTTATTTGGATTGGCTTCTAGCTTTTGgcttaattttatcattttagctTAAAATAACATGCGTGTATCGAAAGGcgcttaaaaattaatttgacttcAAATCACTTAAAATAAATCAACCCAAACATGCTCTATGGCTTCGTTTGATTATCAGGAGAAACAAAGAAAGATAAGAGTTACGTAtacaacttttatatatatcagttatcatcacatcatgccgccaaaaatggaaaataatatTCTAATCAATTCCTAAACGTCAAGCAACAGAATGCTTCACCCACTTATCAATCCTATAAAACGTCACATTAATGGATAAAACTTCATAGAGTGACAAGTACGCTGGCAGCAATCATTATCCCAATAGCGTTATTAAAAATAGTAGAATGATATAGTTTAACAATTAAACAATCGGAACacaatttattaagaaaatccACCACCAAATGCAAAATAGTTATGTggctataaatattttattaagaataaaagaaactgtttaaaattaaattagttttaattataataaagggaaaaagaaTAGGGTGTAACAAATGCAGCCTTATTTCTACTTTGTACTCGGATCAAATGCAGCCACAAAAATTGGGAGTGagggaacaaaaaaaaattactaccAGAAATAGAAAATCACTCATCTGAGAATTGATTTTGCTCGTAATTCGCAACATACCTTCATGATACCCACAATAGTGCCACTATGGTCCGGGAAATTTTGAACGGCCGCAACAACATTAGCCGTATTCAGGAAAGTCTGAGCATGAGCAGCGATGAACATGAACAGGGACATAACAGCCACAGGCGGCCTGTTTATGGTTCCGGTGACGGCAAGCCACATGAAGAAATAGCCGGCAAAGCTCTGGATAGCCCCAGCCAGATGTACGACCCATGGCCCGCCGTGGAGAAATGagaatcgcccttggacggagCTAGGCTTAGCGGCGACAGCGGTATAAAGGAGACCGGAGAGAATTCCGGCGTTGGCACCGATATCTTTGAAAACAGAGACGGTATCGAGAGTGGATTGATCGTAAAATTGGGTGGACTTGAGGACAGGGGAGTAGATGCCGAAGGCGTACGATGCACCGCTGCTGCACTGGATCCATATGCTAGCCACCGCTGCTAGCCATTTGCTGCTCTCCATAGCAAATGTTCTGTGCCTGCTATAGTATATCTAAGCTGTCGTGATATACTAAAGTCTCTATAATAAATAGaaactaatttcaaaatttatttttatattttacccCTCATTTGGATGGTTGTTACTTGATTATGGTATAAAATGTTTATTTAGTTGTTATATTTATAGTATTTATAGCTTCAATCATTCGATAATAAAGGAAAGTCTCTAGTGGATCAATTTGTTTTGATCACgttattatgttaatatttaatttttttttattatttattttatccttttataatagttttatcatatattttaattttttaatatatcatttaaatttttaatgtgtgatattataaaacaataaaatcataACATAGAATTATGAGATGAAATTAAAGTTTTGCTTGGACATGCGATATGAAATTTTCGTATTGtgtattttctcataaacataaaaatctcataaattttaaaactattaaaGTAGCTccaattgt encodes the following:
- the LOC101244171 gene encoding protein NUCLEAR FUSION DEFECTIVE 4; this translates as MDLDPDYNPSFKAKINTKWVATVASIWIQCTSGSLYTFAIYSSILKSTQGYDQSSLNVVSVFKDVGANVGILSGLLYSSVTTRRRRRFGGPWVVLLAGAIQCFAGYYLMWLTVMGLLPKPPLWVMCLYMLLAAHAMTFFNTANVVTAVHNFPNYRGTIVGIMKGFLGLSGAILIQVYQTIFRNRLTAYLLLLALLPPITTLLLMSFITISPTNEDDEKKHLNGFSLIALVLASYLMAEIIVGNIFSLQLSVRIITFAVLIFLLLSPISVAINVHKEKSYRIIKYLLEQNSPEDEQNRSQAHFVDMGQSHGNYDELPAGADQERDMNERRTPEWGENMNLFQAMCTTGFWFLFVTTACGMGTGLATVNNISQIGGSLGYTILETNTLVSLWSIWNFLGRFGAGYISDYFLRSLGWSRPLFIVVTLASMTVGHAVIASGLPGALYAGSVIVGICYGSQWSLMPTIVSEIFGARHLGTIFNTITVAGPVGSYILSVWVVGYLYDKEASDVGNMCTGTHCFMLSFFIMAASTFFGALVALALFFRTRNFYNNFVQRRGANTITG
- the LOC101243876 gene encoding protein NUCLEAR FUSION DEFECTIVE 4-like, translated to MESSKWLAAVASIWIQCSSGASYAFGIYSPVLKSTQFYDQSTLDTVSVFKDIGANAGILSGLLYTAVAAKPSSVQGRFSFLHGGPWVVHLAGAIQSFAGYFFMWLAVTGTINRPPVAVMSLFMFIAAHAQTFLNTANVVAAVQNFPDHSGTIVGIMKGFLGLSGAILIQVYQTIFNNNPSSLILMLALLPTIVTLMLMFLVTVHETPSRDEEKYLQGFLLVSLVIAAYLLFLRILENVFIFSEWAKIITLLVLFALLCSPISVVVKAQRVDVKRLPPSITSSTSLLIDEPEWESSDKLAVQNIMDYDEVPTDTVQRRASSILQPDEQKNLWQAICTIDFWLLFVAMICGMGSGLATINNISQIGESLGYTTLARSTLVSLWSIWNFLGRLGAGYVSDIFLLRSGWPRPLFMVFTLAAMTGGHVIIASGFPGNLYVGSLLVGICYGSQWSLMPTISKEIFGVVHMGTIFNTIAIASPVGSYVLSVRVIGYIYDKEASGEGNSCFGTHCFMLSYFILASVSLSGVVVALALFYRTRRFYSRVLMLC